In Granulicella mallensis MP5ACTX8, the sequence AGATGCAGAAGAAGCCTTTGAAACCCTGGACCCGCAGACGACTCATCACCCAGGCCGGAATCGCGGCTGCGGGCAGCAGCCTGCTCGGGCACAAAGCCTGGGCCCTGCAACAGGGAAGCATGCACGGGATGAAGATGGGGAGCGCCGCACCCACCCATGGCCCTCACACCCTGGACGCGATGAAGCTGGAGTCCTTCGTCGACCCTCTGCCGCTCCCACAGCGGATGCATCCTGAAGGCCGCCGCTCTGAAGAATCTCTCAAGGCCGTCGACGCTCCCTACTATCGCGTGGATGTTCGCGAAGTCTCCTGCAAGATGCACCGCGACCTTCCTCCCTCGCGGATGTGGAGCTACGGCGAGAGCGCCGCTCCGGTGCTCTTCGAGACGCGCCGCGATCAAGGCGTGTTGATCGACTGGTGGAACCATCTCCCCCGAAAGCACTTCCTGCCCCTGGACACGCCCATGCAGGGAATGGAGAACGCGCCCGAGACCCGCACCATCGCACACGTGCACGGCGCGCGCGTTCCCACCAACAGCGACGGCTATCCCGAGGACTGGTTCGGCCCCGGCGAGAGCAAGCTGTGCTTCTACCCGAACCACCAGGACGCCACGGCGCTTTGGGTCCACGACCATGCGATGGGTGTGAACCGGCTCAATGTCTTTGCCGGGCTCATGGGTTGGTATCTCATCCGCGACGAAGTCGAGGACAAGCTGGGGCTGCCCTCCGGCAAGTACGAACTCCCGCTGCTGATCTACGACCGCAGCTTCGACCCGCAGGGCCAGCTCTACTACCCCAACCCCCCGGACGAAGGCGTCTGGTCCCAGGAGTATCTGGGCGATGCGATGGTGGTGAACGGCAAGGTGAGGCCGTATCACGAGGTCGAAGCGCGGCGCTATCGTCTGCGCGTCGCCAACACGGCCAACTCCCGCTTCTTCTCGCTGGCTCTGTCGAACGGCCAGAGCTTCCATGTGATCGGCTCCGACCAGGGACTTCTCTCAGCTCCCGTCGAGATGAAGCGCCTGGTGCTGGCTCCGGCCGAGCGCACCGACATCCTCGTGGACTTCAGCCAGGCACGTGGCGAGAACGTGGTGCTAATGAGCGATCGTCTGGAGCTGATGCAGTTCCGCGTGTCTAAAGAAAAGGCTTCGGATGTCGGTCTACTGCCGGAGGTCCTGCTGCCGGAGGTCCTGCGGCCCGTCGAGCGCATTCCCGAAAAGCAATCGACCCGCACGCGCGAGATGACGCTGAATGAGTTCGACGGCGACAACGGCGACGCCATGGTGATGCTACTGAACCGCAAGCACTGGGCCGAGCCGGTGACGGAGATCGTGAAGCTGGATTCGACCGAGATCTGGAGCCTCGTCAACCTGACCGAGGATACGCACCCGATCCATCTGCATCTGGTGCGCTTCCAGATCCTCGACCGCCAGAGCTTCGCCAGCTACGACTATCTGGCCGACGAAAAGCTGCGCGTCACCGGCGACGTCATGCTGCCGCAGGCCCACGAAGCGGGCTGGAAGGACGTCGTGCAGTGTCCGCCGGGTATGGTCACACGCATCATCGTCCCGTTCCACGGCTACGCAGGAAGATACCTGTGGCACTGCCACATCCTCGAGCACGAGGCGAACGATATGATGCGACCGTATGAAGTGATTGTGTAGTTAGGCAATCACTGCGCGTAGCGCTAACCGTGACGCTTTAGCGTCGCGGTACGGAGGGAGCCGTAGCCTTTAGGCTACGGAATAAAAGCAAGCAAGAATATGGCCTTAGGCCCGGGCCTTCTTTCGACTGCGCACAAAAGCTCTGGAGCTACGCCGCCTGTCCAATCCGCGCCCGCCAAACCGCACCCGCAATTGGATCAACTACTCCCGGCAGCAGCTCAATCGCAGGGAAGACCTTCCGCAGAGCCTCTTCCATCGCCCGCCGCACCGGCTCTACCTTCTCCATAATGCTTCCGGCAAGCGCAATCCGCGGAACCTCTGCCGGTTCGCTGCTGCCTTCCCGCCTCTGCACCTTGCGAATCACGTTCGCCACGGTAACCGCCAGCTCTTGCCCGGCCTGTTGCAGCGTCGCAATAGCGACGGCATCTCCCTGGCTCGCGCATGCGACGACCAACTCCGCCAGCTTGGAGAAATCGGGCGACGGCCTCTGGTTCGCATACTCGACCAGCGCAAACACGGAGTCGAGCTTCCAGAACTCCAGGATCTTTGCGAGCAGAGCGGTCTCGCGCTCCTCATCCAACGCGGTGAACACATTGCGCAGGCCCTCGTGCCCAATGCCGTGGCCTGATCCCTGATCAGCAAGCGCAGGGCCCCAGCCTCCGGCCGTGACGATTCGCCCATCCCTGGTTCTGGCGGCGGTATTAGAGCCGGTGCCCGAAAGCACCAGCACACCGCGCTTGCCGAAGAAGGCCGCGTCCAGCGCAATCTCCACATCGCCCACAAGGATCAGCTCTCCGCCGACATGCTCGTGAAAGGCCGCGCGAAGCCAGTCCACGACCAGCGGTACAGACTCTCCGGCGGTGCCGATGCAGGTACGCGTGATCTCGCGTGGGTTCACTCCGGTCTGTTTCGTCAGCTCGTCGAGCGCTGTGCGGAGGTTCTGTTCGGCGATATCGGCACTGGTCCGCATCCGCTTGATCGTGCCGGTGCGGACACGGCCGAGTTGCTGGGTTTCATCCGCGAGAACGAAGTCGGTCTTGGTCCCCCCGGCGTCGAGGGCAAGAAAATAAGCCATGGGTTCTGTTCACTAAAACTTTCTCTTGAATTACAGGTCGTCCAGTTTCTAAGAGTAAGTCTCCCCTATCGCGGAAGCAAATAGACCGGAAACTGTCTTGCGTTGAGTTGCGAGATACGAGTTGCGAGAGACAAGAGATCAACTCATCTCTCGACTCTCGTATCTCGCGACTCGGAGCATCTCCAGAGAGCTTCCGGCACCTGGTGAGACAGGTCGCGCCTTCAGCGCTCCGCCTCTTTATCGATAAACGGACACTTTTATCAATAACGTTCCCTTGGCCTGCCAGTGCGTTTACAAGGTGTTGAAAGTGACATGCTATGTTTCATCTCTTGCAACCCATTAATCCAATCTCCAATTAGGGTATAGATGCGTCACAGCAAACGATTTCTTCGTGTGTTTTTGGTTCCGGCTACATCCCTTGTACTCACGCTTTTGATAGCGCCTTTTCTGTCCGCGCAGATCGATCGCGCAGGCCTCAATGGAACGGTGAAGGACGCCGACGGCAGAAGCATCGCCGGCGCTAAGATCACCGCCCTGCAGATCGCTACGGGGCAGCAGCGTGACACGGTATCCTCCGCGACCGGAACCTACGATATCCCCGAGCTTCCCCTCGGTCTCTATCGCGTGACCTACGACGCCTCCGGATTCCACGAAAAGATCATCGACGGCATCCAGCAGACCGTGGGCCACACTCGCACGCTCAATGTCGTGATGTCCGTTGAGGGCATGACGCAGCAGGTCGAGGTCTCCGATGTCGGCACGCAACTGGACGAGACCTCCGCAGCCCTCGGAGCGCGTATCGCGCCGGAGCAGGTAAAGAACCTGCCGCTGAACGGACGCAACTGGTCCACCCTCACCGCGTTGGTTCCGGGCGCGGTCGATACCGGCGGAAGCAATCAGCGCAGCATCCGCTTTGCGGGCCGCGGCCTCGACGATAACAACTTCACCTACGACGGCATCGACGCCACCAACGTCGTAAACCAGGCCCAGCAGCCCTTCGTGCGCCTGGCGATCCCGACCGAGGCCATCCAGGAGTTCCGCATCGACACCATGCTCTTTACCGCGGAGAACGGCAGCACGCCCGGCGGTCAGATTGCCGTCGCCTCCAAGACCGGTACGAACAACCTGCACGGCAGCCTGTTTGAGTTTCTTCGCAACGACATCTTCGATGCGCGTCAGCCCATCGACACCCTGAATCCGAACAAACCTGCCTTCCGCCTCAACCAGTACGGCGGCAGCCTTGGCGGGCCCGTCCTTCGCGATAAGACCTTCTTTTACTTCGCCTACGAAGGTCTTCGGCAGACCCTGGGCCAGACGCTTCCGGGCCTCGTCCCCAGCGACTCCTTCCGGGCCGCGGTTGCGCAGCAGAGCCCCGCTCTGATTCCGATCCTGAACGCCTTCCCCAGGGGACAGTTTCCTTCGGGAACCAGCGCCAACGTCTCGGAGTCCATCGGCTCCGGCCGCCAGTTGGACCATGAAGACTCCGTCGTGCTGCGGCTCGACCACCACTTCTCGACTGCGGATTCTGTCTATCTCCGTTTCAACTTCGATGCCTCGTACAGCGATGTGCCTCTGATCGAGGGACAGACCTACTTGAACGATCGCCAGCTCGTGACCTCTCGTCCGGTCAACGGCGAGCTGGAGTCGCTGCACCTCTTCTCTCCGCGCCTGGTCAATGAGCTCAAGTTCGGCTTCAATCGCGGCAACGTCTACACCACCGACCAGAGCGTGCTGCAGACGCCCTATGCCATCTCCATCTCCGGCTTCACCACGCTTTCAGGCAACGAGTACAAGCCTGGCGTTGGCAACACCTACTCCTACATCGACAACCTCACCTGGATCAAAGGCGCCCACACGCTCAAGTTTGGCGTCGAGGTTCGGCGCATCCAGTTGAACCAGGGAAACACCGCCAACGGAACCATCACCTTCAGCTCCGCCGCCAACTTCCTGAACAACCTGGTCAGCTCCGCAACCTACGCCGCGGAGCTTCCTGTGAACGGTCTGCGCAAGACGGAGACCTACTCCTACGTCGAGGACGAGTGGAAGATTCGCGACAACCTCACCCTCAACGCGGGTGTGCGCTACACCTTCTACAACATCTTTCACGAGGTGCTCGGCCGCGCCAATCCCTTTGACTTCGCAACCTGCGGCCCGCAGGGTTACTGCGGCGTAGGCGCCAGCTTCGGCCAGCCGAACACGCTGGACATCGACCCGCGCCTCTCGATCACCTGGGCGCCCAATGCCGGTGGTGGCAAGACCGTCCTTCGCAGCGGCTTCGGTCTCTATCACGGCGACGGCCAGCTCGACGACCAGAACTTTCCCATCAGTAACGAGATCGCGCAATACTCGCTCAACTCGATTGCCAACCTCTCGTATCCCATCACGCCCTTTCTTAGCGATACTCCCGGCATCATCGCGCCGCGCGAAGCCGATCGAGATCGCAAGGATATGTACGTAGCCCAGTGGGGGCTGTCGGTCCAGCAGGCTCTGCCGCACGAGCTCGTCGGGACGCTGTCGTATGTGGGGAGCAAGGGAACCTACCTGCTCAACACCTCCTACATCAATCTCAAAGACCCCGTTACAGGCCTGCGCCCTTATCCCGCGTTTGGCCAGGTCCAGTCACGCGGCAATGAGAACAACAGCTCCTACCAGGGATTCGTAGCCAGCCTTCAGCGCACCTTTACGAATGGCCTCCTGCTCTCGGCGAACTACACCTACTCGCACGAGATCGACCAGGGCTCAGCCGGTGGTGGAGACTCGGACTTCCCCCAGAATCCCGCCTGCCCCTCCTGCGAGCGCTCCTCGGGAGACTTCGACGTTCGCCACGTCTTCAACTCGAACGCCGTATACGAGCTCCCGTTCGGGCCCGGCAAGACCTTCCTCTCCAACTCGGGAATTGCGAGCGAAGTATTCGGACGTTGGAGCGTGACCGCTATCGCTACCGCTCGCACCGGCCTGCCCGTCAACGTGACCGAGGATCGCTCCAGCTCTTCAGTGGCGACCGGGTATACCACCAGCCAGCGCCCGAACCGCGTCCCTGGCGTCTCTCTCACGCCACCCGGTGGACACAAGATCAATCAGTGGATCAACCCGGCAGCCTTCTCCCTGGTAACGGGCAGCGGCTATGGCGACTCTCCCCGCAACGTCGCCCGCGGCCCGGATCTCTGGCAGGCTGACTTCGGCCTGGCGAAACGCATTCCTCTGACCGAGAAGATGCAGCTCCAGTTCCGCACGGAGTTCTTCAACATCTTCAACCGGGCACAGTACGGATTGCCCCTCGCGGACCTGTCGTCTCCCACCACCTTTGGCCAGATCGTCGGCGCGGTCAACACGGGGCCGGTCGGAACGGGAACGCCGCGACAGATTCAATTCATGCTCCGCCTGGAGTTCTAAGCGTTGTTGCTTTTCTTGCTTGTCATTCCCGAAGGGAATCTGCTTCCTACCCGTAGTGGCAATACCGCTGCGGGCAACCGAAGCAACGAACACAAAGGACGCCACGGGTCGAATTCCGTCCAGTTGGAAGGCAACCTCAAGGCCTTTGTTTTCGTCCAAAGAATGCGTCAACTCATACCTGACAATAGAACGACCCGGATCGAAGTTTTCTCCGTCCATCTGTCTCAGGCACGCCCATCAAACGTCACCTTCCCCAACTCCTTCTGTCTCCGCGAAAGGTTTTAGCTCGATGGCCCAGCCAAA encodes:
- a CDS encoding multicopper oxidase family protein — its product is MKPWTRRRLITQAGIAAAGSSLLGHKAWALQQGSMHGMKMGSAAPTHGPHTLDAMKLESFVDPLPLPQRMHPEGRRSEESLKAVDAPYYRVDVREVSCKMHRDLPPSRMWSYGESAAPVLFETRRDQGVLIDWWNHLPRKHFLPLDTPMQGMENAPETRTIAHVHGARVPTNSDGYPEDWFGPGESKLCFYPNHQDATALWVHDHAMGVNRLNVFAGLMGWYLIRDEVEDKLGLPSGKYELPLLIYDRSFDPQGQLYYPNPPDEGVWSQEYLGDAMVVNGKVRPYHEVEARRYRLRVANTANSRFFSLALSNGQSFHVIGSDQGLLSAPVEMKRLVLAPAERTDILVDFSQARGENVVLMSDRLELMQFRVSKEKASDVGLLPEVLLPEVLRPVERIPEKQSTRTREMTLNEFDGDNGDAMVMLLNRKHWAEPVTEIVKLDSTEIWSLVNLTEDTHPIHLHLVRFQILDRQSFASYDYLADEKLRVTGDVMLPQAHEAGWKDVVQCPPGMVTRIIVPFHGYAGRYLWHCHILEHEANDMMRPYEVIV
- a CDS encoding TonB-dependent receptor, translating into MRHSKRFLRVFLVPATSLVLTLLIAPFLSAQIDRAGLNGTVKDADGRSIAGAKITALQIATGQQRDTVSSATGTYDIPELPLGLYRVTYDASGFHEKIIDGIQQTVGHTRTLNVVMSVEGMTQQVEVSDVGTQLDETSAALGARIAPEQVKNLPLNGRNWSTLTALVPGAVDTGGSNQRSIRFAGRGLDDNNFTYDGIDATNVVNQAQQPFVRLAIPTEAIQEFRIDTMLFTAENGSTPGGQIAVASKTGTNNLHGSLFEFLRNDIFDARQPIDTLNPNKPAFRLNQYGGSLGGPVLRDKTFFYFAYEGLRQTLGQTLPGLVPSDSFRAAVAQQSPALIPILNAFPRGQFPSGTSANVSESIGSGRQLDHEDSVVLRLDHHFSTADSVYLRFNFDASYSDVPLIEGQTYLNDRQLVTSRPVNGELESLHLFSPRLVNELKFGFNRGNVYTTDQSVLQTPYAISISGFTTLSGNEYKPGVGNTYSYIDNLTWIKGAHTLKFGVEVRRIQLNQGNTANGTITFSSAANFLNNLVSSATYAAELPVNGLRKTETYSYVEDEWKIRDNLTLNAGVRYTFYNIFHEVLGRANPFDFATCGPQGYCGVGASFGQPNTLDIDPRLSITWAPNAGGGKTVLRSGFGLYHGDGQLDDQNFPISNEIAQYSLNSIANLSYPITPFLSDTPGIIAPREADRDRKDMYVAQWGLSVQQALPHELVGTLSYVGSKGTYLLNTSYINLKDPVTGLRPYPAFGQVQSRGNENNSSYQGFVASLQRTFTNGLLLSANYTYSHEIDQGSAGGGDSDFPQNPACPSCERSSGDFDVRHVFNSNAVYELPFGPGKTFLSNSGIASEVFGRWSVTAIATARTGLPVNVTEDRSSSSVATGYTTSQRPNRVPGVSLTPPGGHKINQWINPAAFSLVTGSGYGDSPRNVARGPDLWQADFGLAKRIPLTEKMQLQFRTEFFNIFNRAQYGLPLADLSSPTTFGQIVGAVNTGPVGTGTPRQIQFMLRLEF
- a CDS encoding N-acetylglucosamine kinase produces the protein MAYFLALDAGGTKTDFVLADETQQLGRVRTGTIKRMRTSADIAEQNLRTALDELTKQTGVNPREITRTCIGTAGESVPLVVDWLRAAFHEHVGGELILVGDVEIALDAAFFGKRGVLVLSGTGSNTAARTRDGRIVTAGGWGPALADQGSGHGIGHEGLRNVFTALDEERETALLAKILEFWKLDSVFALVEYANQRPSPDFSKLAELVVACASQGDAVAIATLQQAGQELAVTVANVIRKVQRREGSSEPAEVPRIALAGSIMEKVEPVRRAMEEALRKVFPAIELLPGVVDPIAGAVWRARIGQAA